The genome window AAGGGAACTTTGCCGCCGTCGTTGAGGAGCCTTGAAGATGCCGAAGAATGAACGCCTGGCCCGCGCCCTGCAGGATCATGTGGCGCTGATTCGTGATGCGGTCGTACCGCAGGAAGCCATTCTCACGGCTTTGTCCGGACGCCTTTGCGAAGCTTTCCAGCGGGAAGGACGACTCTTTATCTGCGGCAGCGGTCCGATGACAGTTGTCGCCGATCTCACCGCCAATCTCTTCCTTTACCGCCTCGGTTTCGAACGGCCGGCGCTGCCGGTGATCTCCCTTTGTCACGATGCCACCCTCCTTTATTCGCTCAGTCGTGACGGGCTGGCGCGCCAGATCTTTTCCCGGCAACTCCGTCCCCTCGCATCAGAGAACGACATCCTTCTGCTCTTTTCCGACCTCCATCCTGATCCGGCCCTCAACGAAGCTCTGCTTACCGCCGAGCGTATCGGTATGACGACAGCAGCCGTGGCGCCCGCCAAGATTGCTTTGGCCGGCGAGGTGCCGCCACAGATCTTTTTCCGATTGGAGAGTTCGAGCCCGGGACGGATTGTCGAAACAGCGGTGGTCTTTGCTCATCTCCTTTGTGAACTGGTGGAGGCTGAGCTCTTTGAGCACTGAGGGCGCCGGTTATCCAATTGTTCTCCGCCTTACCGGTCGCCGCTGCGTTGTTATCGGCGGTGGCGAGGTGGCGCGGCGCAAGGTTTCGGGGCTCATGGCCGCTGGCGCCAGGGTTCAGGTGATTGCGCCGCACCTCCACCCGGAATTGCTGGCGCTGCCGGAGATTGAGCTGACCTGTCGTTCTTTTTTGCCGGACGATCTGCGCGGGGCGTTTCTTGTCTTTGCCGCCACCAATGAGCGCTTCGTCAACGCCGAAGTCGCTGCGGCAGCGCGCCAAAAGGGAGTATTGGTCAATGTCGCCGACGATCCGGAGGGGAGTGATTTTCATCTCCCGGCAACTTTGTCGCGCGGCGACCTGCTGGTCGCGGTCAGCAGTGGCGGCGGCAGTCCGGCCTTTGCCGCCCAACTGCGTGATCAACTGGCAACAGAACTCGGCGCCGAGTGGGAACTTTTCTGTGCCGTGGCTGCGGCGCTCCGGCAAAAGCGATTGACAGACGGGGAAGCAAGCGCATACAATCGCGCGGTTATCAGCGACCTCTTTGCAGCCGATCTCCCTTGTCTCCTTTCTCGCAAGGATGAAACAACAATCAACCGCCTCCTCACGCAGGTGACCGGCTTAAAGATAACTCTGGCCGATCTGGGTATTCACTTCGGGAAAGGGACGACATGAGCATCAACATCCTCCTCTTTAATGTCACTCTGCTCCTCTATCTTATCGCCACCATTCTCTTCCTTGTCGAGGTTTCCGCCCGCCACTTCAAAACCGCCGGCGTTGCCCGCTGGATCCTCTGGGGAGGTTTTGTTTTTCATTGTGCGGCCCTCCTTTTTCGTTTTATCGAGGTCGGGCACACACCGGTCGCCAGTCTCTATGAATCCCTTTCCTTCTTCGCCTGGGCGCTGGTCGGCACCTTTATCCTTTTCGATCTGCGTTATCGTCTGGCGGTTCTCGGCGCCTTTTTCTGCCCGCTGGCGGTGATCCTGATGCTGGTCGGCAGTGCGGTGATCATCGGCGGGGTCGAACCGCAGCAGACCAACCCGATGCTGCAGAGCAAGTGGTTCCCGGTGCACGTCACCTTTGCCTTTCTCGGCCACGCCGTCTTCGGCGTCGCCTTTGCCGCCGGTATCATGTACCTTCTGCAGGAGCGGATGCTCAAGAGCAAACGCTTCTCGGCCCTGTATTACAAGCTCCCCTCCCTCGATGTCCTCGACAGCATCAACTACAAATGCCTCAGTTTCGGTTTTCCGCTCATGACCCTGGGAATTATCTCCGGCGCGGTCTGGGCCAATTCCGCCTGGGGCGGCTACTGGCGCTGGGATCCCAAGGAGACCTGGGCACTGATCACCTGGTTCTGGTACGCGGCGCTGCTACACGGGCGTCTCTCCATCGGCTGGCGCGGCCGCCGTGCCGCCATCTTCGCCATTATCGGCTTTGTTGCCCTCGTTTTCAGCTTTCTGGGAGTTAATCTCCTCCTCGAAGGCGCCCACACCTTCAAATCACTTCGTGGGGACTAAGGGATCAGGAATCGCTACGTTATGAATATTCTTGTTGTTGGATTGAGTCATAAAACGGCCGCGGTGGCAGTGCGGGAACGGGTCGCTTTCGCGCCGACGGCGATGGAGCGCCCTCTCCACGAACTCCTTGCACTGCCGGCGATCAGCGAAGCGATTATCGTCTCGACCTGTAATCGTGTAGAACTTTATGCCACCAGCCGCGAGCCCGAAGCGGCGATCAGCCAGATGCGGCGTTTTTTGACCTCCTACCACAGTCTCGAAGCCGGGAGTCTCGACGAAAACCTTTACGAATATCAAGGGGAGGAAGCGATCCGTCACGTCTTCCGTGTCGCCTCCAGTCTTGATTCGATGGTCATCGGCGAGCCGCAGATCCTCGGCCAGATCAAGACTTCTTACGGTTATGCAGCCGAGTTCAAGACCGCCGGTCTGATCCTCAACCGCTTTCTCCACAAAGCCTTTTCTGTCGCCAAGCGGGTACGGACCGAGACGGCGATTGCCGGCAATGCCGTCTCGGTCGCCTTTGCCGCTGTCGAGCTGGCGCGCAAGATCTTCGGCACCTTAGAGGGGAAGAATGTCCTGTTGATCGGCGCCGGCGAGATGTGCGAACTCGCTGCTCGCCACTTCATCAATAACGGCGTATCCCAGGTCCACGTCACTAACCGCACCTTCGAACGGGCGGTCAAGCTCGCCGAGGAGTTCAAGGGGCGGGCGATCGCCTTCGAAGACTTCCCCGATCATCTCCATCAGATCGATATAGTCCTCACCTCCACCGGCGCTTCGACCTTTATCCTCGGACCGAAGAAGATCGAAGAGGTGATCAAGCAACGGAAGAACAAGCCGATGTTCTTTATCGACATCGCTGTCCCCCGCGACATCGATCCGCGGGTGAATGATGTCGATAACGTTTATCTTTACGATGTCGATGATCTGCAGGGGGTTATTGCCGCCAATCTCAAAGAACGGCATAAAGAGGCGAAGAAGGCGGAAGGGATTATCGAGGAAGAGATTGAATCGTTCGCCCGCTGGTTGGCGACCCTCGATGTCGTGCCGACGATCGTCGCTCTGCGCAGTCGTTTCGAAGAGATCCGTCGCGCCGAGGTCGATAAAACCTTTGGTGCCGCCCTGAAGAATCTTGGCGATAAGGAGCGGCGCTCCGTTGAGGCTTTGACCTCGGCGATCATCAACAAGCTGCTGCACGCACCGATCACCCTCCTCAAGCAGGAGCAGAATGACGACTCGACCGACAGCTCGGTTCATGCTGTCCGCACCCTGTTTAATCTCGAACCGCCGAAGCCCGAGGGAAAACTGGAAGACCTTGATGACTCGGCTGAAAATCCATAACGAAAATTATTCCCCAGCATAAAGGAGCACGATAAAAAGATGGCAAGAAAACTCCTGCGTATCGGTACCCGCGCCAGTCAACTCGCACTCTGGCAGGCCAACTGGGTTCAAGCCGAACTCAACAAGCGTTATCCGGAGATGGAAGTCACTCTGACCAAGATCAAGACGCAAGGGGACAAGATCCTTGATGTGCCGTTGGCGATGGTCGGTGGCAAAGGTCTCTTTGTCAAAGAGATCGAAGAAGCGATGCTGCGCGACGAGATCGATATTGCCGTCCATTCGATGAAGGACGTGCCGACAATCTTTCCGGCCGGGCTCGGGTTGCGCTGTATCACCGAGCGCGAAGATCCCCGTGATATCCTCATTCTTGCCCCCGGCATCACCAGCTTCATGGACCTGCCGCATGGCGCCCGCATCGGCACTTCGTCGTTGCGCCGCAAGTCGCAGCTCCTCCATCTCCGACCTGACTTTGTCATGGTCGATATCCGCGGCAATGTCGAGACGCGCATGCGCAAACTGACCGAGGATGATCTCGGTGCCGTCGTTCTTGCCGCCGCCGGGATGAATCGCCTCGGCTTCGCGAAGCAGATCAGCGAATACCTGTCGACCGACCTGTCGATTCCGGCCATTGGTCAGGGCGCCCTCGGCATCGAGAGCCGGATCGCTGATACCGAGATCAACGAGCTCATCGACTTCTTCAACCATGCGCCGACCGCTTGGGCGGTCAAGGCCGAGCGCGCCTTCCTGCGCCGGCTCGAAGGGGGCTGCCAGGTTCCGATCGGCGCCTTCGGCTCAGTTGACAGCGGAATTCTCACCCTCACCGGTTTCGTTTCTGATGTTGAAGGGACGCAGATGCTGAAAAAAACCGTGACCTGTCCGGTCGAAGCAGCGGAAGCGACCGGTATCTCGCTGGGGGATGATCTTCTCATTCTCGGCGCCGGCAAGATCCTCAACGAGGTCTATCAGCACGAAACTTTTAACGTGAACCGGGAAGATGTCTGATTCTCTGCGAGGAATGAATAACCGTAGGGGCGCAGCATGCTGCGCCCCTACCCGTTTCAACGGATTGCCATCATGAATCCCGGTATCGTTTATCTTATCGGCGCCGGCCCCGGCGATCCGGGATTGATTACCGTGCGTGGGCGCAACTGTCTGCGCCGCGCCGAGGTGATCGTTTACGATTATCTTGCCAATCCAGTATTGCTGTGCGAAGCGCCCCAGGCAAAGAGGATCTACGTCGGCAAAAGCAAGGGTTTGCATCATCTCCCGCAGGAAGAGATTAATACCCTGCTGGTCGAGTTGGCCAGACAGGGGAAGATCGTCGCCCGACTCAAGGGCGGGGATCCTTATGTCTTTGGCCGTGGCGGCGAAGAAGCGCTCTGTCTGGCTCAGGCGGGCATCCCCTTCGAGGTGATCCCCGGCGTCACTGCCGCTTTTGCTGCCGGTGCCTATGCGGGAATTCCCCTGACCCATCGCGATTACACTACCAGTCTCGGCCTCTTTACCGGTCACGAAGATCCCGCCAAGAAACTTTCGACCCTCGACTGGGAAAAGCTCGCCACCGGCGTCGGCACCCTGGTCTTTTATATGGGAATGAGCAATCTTGACACCATCGCCAGGGAGTTGATCGCGCACGGTCGCCCGGCGCTGACCCCGGTGGCGGTAATCCGTTGGGCAACCCTCCCTGCACAGGAGACTCTCGTCGCCCCGCTGAGCGAGATTTCCGCGGTCGTCGCCGCCGCAAACTTCAAGCCACCGGCGATGATCATTGTCGGTGAGGTCGTTGCCCTTCGAGAACAGTTGAGCTGGTTTGATCGCAAGCCGCTCTTCGGTCGCACTATCCTGGTGACGCGGGCAGCGGAGCAGGCCGGTGAATTTTCGATGATACTCCAAGAACTTGGCGCCAAGGTGGTTGAATGTCCGACGATCCGTCTCGATCCGGTCGCTGATCCAGCAGAACTCGATGCGGCGATCTCTGAACTGTCGACCTGTTCCTGGCTGATTCTCACTTCGGGGAATGCCGTCCGTTTCTTCTTTGCCCGCCTGGCGGCGCTGGGGCTCGATGCCCGTGCCATCGGGCGCTGTCGGGTCTGCGCTGTCGGTCCCAGGACCGCCGCTGCTCTCCGCACCTTTGGGATTTATGCCGATCTGGTTCCTCCCGACTACAAGGCAGAAGGGGTAGTCGACGCTCTCGCGCCCCTGCTGGGCAAGGGGGAAAAGATTCTCTTTCCCCGGGTCGACAAGGCCCGGGATGTCATTATCAGCGGACTCACGACCCGCGGTGTTGAGGTGTTGGCGCCGGTTCTTTACTGCAATACTGTCCCGGTTACCCCGCCGGTTGACGCCCTTGCCGCCCTGGAGTCGGGCGGGATCGATGCGATCTGTTTTACTGCCTCCTCTACCGTTGAAAATTTGCACACCATCCTCGGCGCGGCCGAGTTCCATCGTCTGCTGGCGCCGCTGGCGATTGCCTCGATCGGGCCGATTACCAGTCAGCGCTGTGCACAACTCGGCTTGCCGGTGACGGTGGAACCGGCAGAATATACACTGCACGCTTTGGCTGCAGCTTTGGTCAGCTATTACTCCGCATAAGACCACCTTCTCTTTGGAGTCCAATATGATTAAAATCTCTCCCTCGATCCTTTCTGCCGACTTTTCCCGTCTTGGTGAAGAAATCCGCGCCATCGATGTTGGCGGCGCCGACTATATCCATGTCGATGTTATGGATGGCCATTTTGTGCCGAATATTACTATCGGCCCACTGGTGGTCGATGCGGTGCGCAAGATCACGGCTAAACCTCTCGACGTCCATCTGATGATCGAAAATCCTGACCGCTACATCCCCGATTTTGCCAGGGGCGGAGCTGATCTGATCACTGTCCATCAGGAAGCTGTGCCGCACCTGCACCGCACGATTCAACTGATCAAGAGTCTCGGCAAGAAGGCCGGAGTTTCGATCAATCCGGCAACGCCGGTTGCGTCTCTCGACGTTATCCTCGACGACCTCGATCTCGTCCTGCTCATGAGTGTTAATCCCGGTTTCGGCGGCCAGAGTTTTATCCCTGCGACCCTTGCCAAGATTGCCGCTCTGCGCCAGCGCATTGAAGAGCGAGGCCTGTGTGTAGAGATAGAAGTCGATGGCGGCGTCAAGGTTGAGAATATCGGTCGCATTGCCGCTGCCGGGGCTGATGTCTTTGTCGCCGGCAGTGCTGTCTTCTCCACCCCGGATTATGGGCAAACCATATCTCTGCTGCGGCAAAATGCCATAGAAGGGGGAGGGAGATGATCCGCCGCTCGCCGCTCGTTCTGCTCCTGCTCACGATCTTCCTTTCCGGTTGTATGACGAATCTGTTGCGGCCGCCGCGCGATGAGTGGCCGGAGATTGGTCATGAATTTGCCAAGTCACTGCGCTGGGGAGGGCCGATTCTGGCGGCGACCTTCTTTACCGAAAACGCCCGCCCGGCATTTTTGGCTGCTTATGGCGATGATCAGGGGCTGCAGATGACCAACGTTCGTCACGATGCCGGAGGTCCTGCCGTTGGCGATAAGGTACAGGGCGTTCTGACTGTCGAGTATTATCGCTCTCCTTCGGTCTCGGTCAAAAATAACCACATTCCTCTGGAGTGGAGCTGTATCGAAGCTGGGAGATTTCTCCCCTGCCGCTGGCAGATTACGACGTTGCTGCACCGTCTGCCATAAATTAAAAGAAGAAAAAAGTTAGTGAAGGAAATAGGGGAAGATTCAGGATTTTATGGTCTTTTCCTGCGTTTAAGCAGGGAAGTTTCTCCTTGATTTGCGCACCTTCATATGCTATTTAGCTCTCTGCTGTATACAAGAATGGGGCACGTCTGCGCTTAGTGCGCCAGGACGATGTTCCGTCTGTCATCTGTAGCCGGTACGGATGGATGAGTCACTTTTATCCGGACCGGACAGGAGGTTGCTTTGTCTCAGGTTGTTTTTTCCAGTTGGGGTCGCAAGGTTGTCGATCATCGAGTGAGCGGCGGTGATGCCGATCTTGCTTCGCTCAAGCTGAAGTTGAGCGATACTTATCTTGAACAGGGGAAGGTTGGCGCTTTCTTTGGTTGGGACGGGATCATTGTCCTCGATCGCACTACCGACATTGTCGCCATGGCCGCCGAATATATGACGCGGGTGCAGGAGAAGTATTGCTGCGCAAAATGTACCCCGGGTAAACGTGGTACGCGGATTTTGCAGGATACGCTGACGCGGATTGTCAGCGGCCAGGGGCAGGAGGCTGATCTCGGCACCATCGAAGAGGTCGGCGATCTCCTGCAAAGCTGTAAATGTACCCTGTGTATGACTTCGGTCATCCCGGTCCTTGATACGGTCAAGCATTATCGCGCTGATTATCTCGCCTACATTCGCGGTGAGCGGACGTTGCAGCCGGCCAAGGCCTATAAGGAGAAGTTAACCGCTCCTTGTATGGATCGCTGCCCGGCTCATATCGACATCCCCGCTTATATCGAAGAGATCAAAAATTACCGTTTTGACGATTCTCTTGGGGCTATCCGTCGCAACATGCCGATCCCGGCGGTCTGCGGCCGCGTCTGTCCGCACCCCTGCGAAAAGGCCTGTCGCCGCGCCCTTGTCGACGAACCGGTCAGTATCATGGTCCTCAAGCGGGTCGCTGCCGACCACGAATGGATGCATCACAAACAGCCGCCGATGGTTGCCAAGGCGCCAACCGGCAAGAAGGTGATTGTCGTCGGCGCCGGCCCTGCCGGCCTCACCTGCGCTTTCTATCTTGCCCTCGAAGGGCACAAGGTCAAGATTATCGACATGCTCGGCGAGCCGGGCGGCACTGTGGCGGTCGGTATCCCGGACTACCGGATGCCGCGTCATCTGCTGCGCCGCGATGCCGAGATTATTGCCAGTCTCGGTGTTGAGGTCGAATACGGCGTCAAGCTTGGTCGTGATGTCTCCCTCAAGCAGTTAAAAGAAGAATATGATGCGGTCTTCCTCGGCACCGGCGCCTTCAAGTCTAAACCGATGGGTGTCGAAGGCGAAGATGCCGGCTACGAAGGCTTCTCCCCCGGCGGTATCCACTACCTGCGGGCCGTCGCCCTGGGTGAGCCGATTGTCACTCCGAAGCGTGTTATCGTTGTCGGCGGCGGGAATACAGCTATTGACTGCGTCCGCGTTGCCCTGCGTGAAGGGTGTGAAGATTCGATCCTCGTTTACCGCCGCACCCGCAAGGAGATGCCGGCCGAACCGTATGAGGTCGATGATGCCGAGGAGGAGAACGTCCAGTTTGAATTCCTGCGTAATCCGACCCGCCTGATCGCTGAAAACAACAAGGTTGTCGGCGTTGAGGTGGTGGTCATGGCTCTCGGTGAACCGGATGCGTCCGGCCGTCGCAGTCCGAAGCCGGTCCCCGGCAGCGAATATGTTATCCCCTGCGATCTTGTCATCCCCGCCATCGGTCAGGATCCCGATCTCGATTATCTCGGGCCGGAAGATTTCGGCATCAAGATGACGAAGTGGAGCAGTATCGTTACCAAAGGCGGCACGATGATGACCGACTGCGCCGGGGTCTTTGCCGGCGGTGACTGCGAGTACGGTGCCATGACTGTCGTCGTTGCCGTCGGACACGGACGTCGCGCCGCCCGCGCCATGCATCGTTACCTCTCCGAAGGGAAAGCTTATCTCGACGACGAGGATGCCATGGAGGATATCGTCAACAACTTTGGCGCCTTCGATCCGAACGAAAATGTCGGGATTATCGGCCACCTGCACCGCGAACATCAGCCGAAGATCAATGGCGCCGAACGGGCGAAGAATTACGATGAGCTCGAACTCGCCATGCCGGAAAGCCAGGCGGTGCGCGAAGCCGAGCGCTGTCTGCGTTGCTATCGCGTCGGAATGGTGGCGGTCGCCTGAGATCGCCCTGCCGGATGCCGGCCTTGACCGGAACAAAATCCTTTGTTGAATTATTGCTTAAAGACGAGAGAGCCGATTCATGATCACTCTGAAGATTAACGGACAGACGGTCCAGATCGAAAAGGACGCCACCATCCTCGCGGCGGCCGAGAAGACCGGCATTCGCATCCCCACCTTGTGCTATCTCAAGAAGGTCTCACCCACCGGCGCCTGCCGCATCTGTGTGGTCGATGTCAAAGGCGCCGAGAAGCCGATGGCCTCGTGCCATACTCCGGCGGAAGAAGGGATGGAGGTCACCACCGAGTCGCCGCGCCTGAGTAAAATCCGCAAACAGGTGATCGAACTCCTCCTCGTCAATCATCCCCTCGACTGTCCGGTCTGCGATGCTGCCGGCGAGTGCGAGCTGCAGAATATCTGTTATGAGCACGACGTTACGACTCAGCCCTTTGTTGCCGAGGATGTCAACGCCGATGCAATCACCGGCTGGCCGCTCATTGAGCAGGTTCCCAACCGCTGCGTGATGTGCGAAAAGTGTGTCAAGGTTTGTCACGAAGTCATCGGGGCCGATGCCCTTTGTGTCAATCTCAAGGGGGATCGCGCCTTTATCGACAAGAACCTCGCCAAGTGCGAATTTTGCGGCAACTGCGTTCAAGTCTGTCCGACCGGGACGATGATTTCCAAACCCTTCAAATTTCAGGCGCGCGGCTGGGAGCTGAGCAAGGTGCCGAGCACCTGCACCAGCTGTGGCAGTCAGTGTCAGATCGAACTCAACGTCAAGAATAACCGTCTCTTCCGGGTGACCTCAACGGACGGAGTGACCTGCAACGACGGAAATCTCTGCTTTAACGGCTTCTTTGGTAGTGATTATGTCCATTCGCCGTTGCGCCTGACCGCGCCGTTGCTTAAAAGTGGCAACCGGCAGCGTCGCGTCGATTGGGACGAAGCCTTGAACGCTGCTGCCACCGCACTGCAAAGCGGCAAGGTCGCCGGTATTGCCGGTAATCGTCTGACCAATGAAGAGGCTTTCCTTTTTCAGCACCTCTTCCATCAAGGACTAGGCTGCAACGATTTCGACAGCGAGTCCAGGTTCGGGATCCAGCGGGCCTATGATCTTCTGCAAACCCACTTTGGGATGCAGGGCGGGACGTTTGGTCTCGATCGCATCGCTGCGGCGTCGGCGGTCCTGGTCATCGGCGCCGATCCGACGGCCGAAGCGCCGGCTGTCGACTGGCTGACCCAGCAGGCCTGTCGCAAAAATGACGGAAAGATGGTCGTCGTCAATGCCCGCACAATTAAGCTCAGCCAGTACGCCAACGTACCGATGACCTGTCGTCCTGGCAGCGAAGGGATCGTCGCCGGCGCTCTCGCTCGCTTGATCCTTGATCAGGGGCTGGCGGATAGTGGCTGGCTCGCCGCCAAGGTTGCGAACCTTGCTGAACTCCGCGCTGCTTTGGCCGGCGTCAACATCGATCAGGCGGCTGCAGCCTGCGGCGTCAGCCGTGCCCTCCTGGAAGAAGCCGCCGAACTTCTCGGGCGCGCCCCTTCCGTTGCCATTGTCTTTGGCGGCGACATCTACCGCGAGTCGCAGTTTGCCGGGACGATCGGTGCCATTCTCAACTTAGCGCTGATCAGTGGTGCCCTGCAGGGTGAAAGTGGCGGTCTCTATCCGATCGGCGCCGGTGCCAACAGCCAGGGGTTGCTGAAGATGGGGGTGGCGAGTGATCTCTTCCCCGGCGGGCAGAAGGCACCGACTTCGGGACGCGACCTCGGCGAGATCTTGGTTGCCATTGAAACCGGAGAAGTGCGCACTCTCTTTGTTACTGGCGCGAACCCCTTGGCCTTTCCAGAGAGCGGGCGTTGGCAAAAAGCTCTGGCTCAACTCGACTCCTTGATTGTGCAGGATTGCCTTGCCTCGGAATTGACTGATATGGCGCAGATTGTCCTCCCCGGCGCCTCCTTTGTCGAGAAGAGCGGTACTGTCACCTCCTCGGCCCACAAGATCAGTACTTTAGCTGCGGCGATTGCCCCTGTTGGCTCCGCTCGCCCCGATCAACAAATTCTCGGTGATCTCCTTGCCCGGATCGCTCCGGCTGCCGTCCTCGATCCTGTCCAGTTGGCAGCGGAAGTTGCCCGTTGCAGCGTTCTTTCCGCGTTGCCCTCGACTTTGCGGGCGGCGCCAATGCCGCTCGCCGAGCCGCTGCCATCTCCAGTCCTCCTTGCCGGTAAAGATCTTTATTATGCGGCGGCGACCAACAGTGCCTCAGCGGCGAGTCATGTCGTCGTTCCCGGCGGCTACATTGCCCTTAATCCGACTGATGCCGCGGGACTTGGCGTCAAGGCCGGCGAAAAGCTCAAAATCACTTCAAAACAGGGGATTCTCGAAGGATCGGTACATCTCCTGGCTACGGTCCCGGCCGGTGTCTGTTTCGTCCCTTACAATTGTGCGGATGTCAATGTGCAGGCGATTCTTCCCTCTTTTGGCTCCAACACTGAAACGGTCACGCTCAGCAAGGCTTGAACATTGTTATTTT of Deltaproteobacteria bacterium HGW-Deltaproteobacteria-4 contains these proteins:
- a CDS encoding NADH-quinone oxidoreductase subunit G, whose translation is MITLKINGQTVQIEKDATILAAAEKTGIRIPTLCYLKKVSPTGACRICVVDVKGAEKPMASCHTPAEEGMEVTTESPRLSKIRKQVIELLLVNHPLDCPVCDAAGECELQNICYEHDVTTQPFVAEDVNADAITGWPLIEQVPNRCVMCEKCVKVCHEVIGADALCVNLKGDRAFIDKNLAKCEFCGNCVQVCPTGTMISKPFKFQARGWELSKVPSTCTSCGSQCQIELNVKNNRLFRVTSTDGVTCNDGNLCFNGFFGSDYVHSPLRLTAPLLKSGNRQRRVDWDEALNAAATALQSGKVAGIAGNRLTNEEAFLFQHLFHQGLGCNDFDSESRFGIQRAYDLLQTHFGMQGGTFGLDRIAAASAVLVIGADPTAEAPAVDWLTQQACRKNDGKMVVVNARTIKLSQYANVPMTCRPGSEGIVAGALARLILDQGLADSGWLAAKVANLAELRAALAGVNIDQAAAACGVSRALLEEAAELLGRAPSVAIVFGGDIYRESQFAGTIGAILNLALISGALQGESGGLYPIGAGANSQGLLKMGVASDLFPGGQKAPTSGRDLGEILVAIETGEVRTLFVTGANPLAFPESGRWQKALAQLDSLIVQDCLASELTDMAQIVLPGASFVEKSGTVTSSAHKISTLAAAIAPVGSARPDQQILGDLLARIAPAAVLDPVQLAAEVARCSVLSALPSTLRAAPMPLAEPLPSPVLLAGKDLYYAAATNSASAASHVVVPGGYIALNPTDAAGLGVKAGEKLKITSKQGILEGSVHLLATVPAGVCFVPYNCADVNVQAILPSFGSNTETVTLSKA
- a CDS encoding siroheme synthase, translating into MLWPARCRHRSFSDWRVRARDGLSKQRWSLLISFVNWWRLSSLSTEGAGYPIVLRLTGRRCVVIGGGEVARRKVSGLMAAGARVQVIAPHLHPELLALPEIELTCRSFLPDDLRGAFLVFAATNERFVNAEVAAAARQKGVLVNVADDPEGSDFHLPATLSRGDLLVAVSSGGGSPAFAAQLRDQLATELGAEWELFCAVAAALRQKRLTDGEASAYNRAVISDLFAADLPCLLSRKDETTINRLLTQVTGLKITLADLGIHFGKGTT
- a CDS encoding hydroxymethylbilane synthase: MARKLLRIGTRASQLALWQANWVQAELNKRYPEMEVTLTKIKTQGDKILDVPLAMVGGKGLFVKEIEEAMLRDEIDIAVHSMKDVPTIFPAGLGLRCITEREDPRDILILAPGITSFMDLPHGARIGTSSLRRKSQLLHLRPDFVMVDIRGNVETRMRKLTEDDLGAVVLAAAGMNRLGFAKQISEYLSTDLSIPAIGQGALGIESRIADTEINELIDFFNHAPTAWAVKAERAFLRRLEGGCQVPIGAFGSVDSGILTLTGFVSDVEGTQMLKKTVTCPVEAAEATGISLGDDLLILGAGKILNEVYQHETFNVNREDV
- the cobA gene encoding uroporphyrinogen-III C-methyltransferase, with protein sequence MNPGIVYLIGAGPGDPGLITVRGRNCLRRAEVIVYDYLANPVLLCEAPQAKRIYVGKSKGLHHLPQEEINTLLVELARQGKIVARLKGGDPYVFGRGGEEALCLAQAGIPFEVIPGVTAAFAAGAYAGIPLTHRDYTTSLGLFTGHEDPAKKLSTLDWEKLATGVGTLVFYMGMSNLDTIARELIAHGRPALTPVAVIRWATLPAQETLVAPLSEISAVVAAANFKPPAMIIVGEVVALREQLSWFDRKPLFGRTILVTRAAEQAGEFSMILQELGAKVVECPTIRLDPVADPAELDAAISELSTCSWLILTSGNAVRFFFARLAALGLDARAIGRCRVCAVGPRTAAALRTFGIYADLVPPDYKAEGVVDALAPLLGKGEKILFPRVDKARDVIISGLTTRGVEVLAPVLYCNTVPVTPPVDALAALESGGIDAICFTASSTVENLHTILGAAEFHRLLAPLAIASIGPITSQRCAQLGLPVTVEPAEYTLHALAAALVSYYSA
- the ccsB gene encoding c-type cytochrome biogenesis protein CcsB; this encodes MSINILLFNVTLLLYLIATILFLVEVSARHFKTAGVARWILWGGFVFHCAALLFRFIEVGHTPVASLYESLSFFAWALVGTFILFDLRYRLAVLGAFFCPLAVILMLVGSAVIIGGVEPQQTNPMLQSKWFPVHVTFAFLGHAVFGVAFAAGIMYLLQERMLKSKRFSALYYKLPSLDVLDSINYKCLSFGFPLMTLGIISGAVWANSAWGGYWRWDPKETWALITWFWYAALLHGRLSIGWRGRRAAIFAIIGFVALVFSFLGVNLLLEGAHTFKSLRGD
- a CDS encoding ribulose-phosphate 3-epimerase, giving the protein MIKISPSILSADFSRLGEEIRAIDVGGADYIHVDVMDGHFVPNITIGPLVVDAVRKITAKPLDVHLMIENPDRYIPDFARGGADLITVHQEAVPHLHRTIQLIKSLGKKAGVSINPATPVASLDVILDDLDLVLLMSVNPGFGGQSFIPATLAKIAALRQRIEERGLCVEIEVDGGVKVENIGRIAAAGADVFVAGSAVFSTPDYGQTISLLRQNAIEGGGR
- a CDS encoding glutamyl-tRNA reductase, with the translated sequence MNILVVGLSHKTAAVAVRERVAFAPTAMERPLHELLALPAISEAIIVSTCNRVELYATSREPEAAISQMRRFLTSYHSLEAGSLDENLYEYQGEEAIRHVFRVASSLDSMVIGEPQILGQIKTSYGYAAEFKTAGLILNRFLHKAFSVAKRVRTETAIAGNAVSVAFAAVELARKIFGTLEGKNVLLIGAGEMCELAARHFINNGVSQVHVTNRTFERAVKLAEEFKGRAIAFEDFPDHLHQIDIVLTSTGASTFILGPKKIEEVIKQRKNKPMFFIDIAVPRDIDPRVNDVDNVYLYDVDDLQGVIAANLKERHKEAKKAEGIIEEEIESFARWLATLDVVPTIVALRSRFEEIRRAEVDKTFGAALKNLGDKERRSVEALTSAIINKLLHAPITLLKQEQNDDSTDSSVHAVRTLFNLEPPKPEGKLEDLDDSAENP
- a CDS encoding dihydropyrimidine dehydrogenase subunit A translates to MSQVVFSSWGRKVVDHRVSGGDADLASLKLKLSDTYLEQGKVGAFFGWDGIIVLDRTTDIVAMAAEYMTRVQEKYCCAKCTPGKRGTRILQDTLTRIVSGQGQEADLGTIEEVGDLLQSCKCTLCMTSVIPVLDTVKHYRADYLAYIRGERTLQPAKAYKEKLTAPCMDRCPAHIDIPAYIEEIKNYRFDDSLGAIRRNMPIPAVCGRVCPHPCEKACRRALVDEPVSIMVLKRVAADHEWMHHKQPPMVAKAPTGKKVIVVGAGPAGLTCAFYLALEGHKVKIIDMLGEPGGTVAVGIPDYRMPRHLLRRDAEIIASLGVEVEYGVKLGRDVSLKQLKEEYDAVFLGTGAFKSKPMGVEGEDAGYEGFSPGGIHYLRAVALGEPIVTPKRVIVVGGGNTAIDCVRVALREGCEDSILVYRRTRKEMPAEPYEVDDAEEENVQFEFLRNPTRLIAENNKVVGVEVVVMALGEPDASGRRSPKPVPGSEYVIPCDLVIPAIGQDPDLDYLGPEDFGIKMTKWSSIVTKGGTMMTDCAGVFAGGDCEYGAMTVVVAVGHGRRAARAMHRYLSEGKAYLDDEDAMEDIVNNFGAFDPNENVGIIGHLHREHQPKINGAERAKNYDELELAMPESQAVREAERCLRCYRVGMVAVA